Proteins encoded by one window of Micromonospora coxensis:
- a CDS encoding bifunctional NAD(P)H-dependent oxidoreductase/GNAT family N-acetyltransferase — translation MSTKSIRVLVLTSSTRPGALGPAVGQWLVEAITPRAAELGVELVPVALGDLDLPFLDEEEHPSSGVYRHEHTRRWSAIVDAADGFIAVTPEYNYGMPATLKNALDYLSREWAWKPIGFVSYGHTSAGTRSVQHAKQVVTTLRLVPLGATVAIRIGDATENGRLRPDAARDRAAVGLLDELTRLAHALRPMREPVRAGALSGPLPGSYARELTPDDAPEVTVLQRCCWVDEAVANDTLAVPALHESLEEVRDWLATWRTTGIWRDGRLLGMVRTRRVDTDWHVGRLAIVPDLRGHGLGRWLLRTAEAAAPADCRRVVLYTGAKSLRNIDLYRSEGYRSMPASADGTACLTKDLSVGQP, via the coding sequence ATGTCAACGAAAAGCATTCGGGTCCTCGTCCTCACGTCCAGCACCCGCCCCGGCGCGCTCGGCCCCGCGGTGGGGCAGTGGTTGGTCGAGGCGATCACGCCTCGTGCCGCGGAGCTCGGCGTCGAGCTCGTGCCGGTGGCCCTCGGCGACCTGGACCTGCCGTTCCTGGACGAGGAGGAACACCCGTCGTCGGGCGTCTACCGGCATGAGCACACCCGTCGGTGGAGCGCGATCGTCGACGCGGCGGACGGGTTCATCGCGGTCACGCCGGAGTACAACTACGGGATGCCGGCGACCCTGAAGAACGCGCTGGACTACCTCAGCCGCGAGTGGGCGTGGAAGCCGATCGGTTTCGTCAGCTACGGCCACACGTCGGCGGGCACCCGGTCGGTCCAGCACGCGAAGCAGGTGGTGACCACGCTGCGCCTGGTGCCGTTGGGCGCCACGGTCGCGATCCGCATCGGTGACGCGACGGAGAACGGTCGGCTGCGGCCCGACGCGGCCCGTGACAGGGCGGCTGTCGGCCTGCTGGACGAGCTGACCCGGCTCGCCCACGCCCTACGGCCGATGCGCGAACCCGTACGAGCCGGCGCCCTGTCCGGACCGTTGCCGGGGTCGTACGCGAGGGAGCTGACCCCCGACGACGCGCCCGAGGTCACCGTGCTGCAGCGGTGCTGCTGGGTGGACGAGGCCGTCGCCAACGACACCCTGGCCGTACCGGCCCTGCACGAGTCGCTGGAGGAGGTCCGTGACTGGCTGGCGACCTGGCGTACCACGGGCATCTGGCGCGACGGCCGGCTGCTGGGCATGGTGCGCACCCGTCGCGTCGACACCGACTGGCACGTGGGTCGGCTCGCCATCGTGCCCGACCTGCGGGGCCATGGGCTGGGCCGGTGGCTGCTGCGCACCGCCGAAGCCGCCGCCCCGGCGGACTGCCGTCGCGTCGTGCTGTACACCGGCGCCAA